AACCCACTCTTTACCAAAAGGCACCTGCCATTTTATAGCGCCGCTCAAATCAATACAAAATAAGGTGGCCATGCTGTCAATGGCTCCGGTAATAAAAATTTCTGTTTTGGTAACAGTTGGAGTGCCATAGCCATCGCCAATATTTTCGGTATACCATAATTCAGTGGGGCCATCCTCGGGCCATATTTTTAACAGGTTGTTTTCAGGAAAAATGCCCAGGCGGTTTTCTCCCCGCCACTGGTAAACATTTGTTTGGGGTGAACTGCACGAAAATAATAAAGCTGCTATCAGAAGAAAAAAAAGGTTTTTCATCATTGTGTTTTGTTTATCAATAATGGTATAACTTTTACTCGAAATGTTACAGTTTAGCAGAAATTGTTGTGGCAGGGGAGAAGGTGCTTTTCAAAAAAACAAGCCGGTAAAAAGAGGTAAATGTGGCCTGAAATATTTTATGAGTTGAAATATTTATACACCTCTGGGTAGTCTTTTACTTCCATTAAATCGGCTCTTAGTTTTGCAGCTCCTGGAAATGAATTGAGGTATATTTTATAAAAGCGTTTTAGGATATTGAAATTTTTTATGCCACCCCATGTGTGCTCAAACAAACGGGTATGCTGAAGCAGTTTTTCAATGCGTTCATCTTTGGTAATTTCTGTTTTTTCAGGATTAAAAAACCAGGGGTTTTGGAAAATACCCCGGCCAATCATCACACCGTTAACACCGGTTTGTTTAACACGGTCGATCCCTTGTTGGTACGAAAAAACATCGCCGTTTCCGTGAACGGGGATATGAGGTTTTAAGCTGTTTTTTAGTTTTACCGCTTTGGCAATTTCGTCCCAACAGGCATCGCCTTCTGATTGCATACGCTGGGTGCGGCCGTGTAAAATAATGGCTGCAGGATCAACTTCCAGTAAATTGGCTATCCAGTTTTCGGTAATATGTTCTTTAATTCCGGTGCGGGTTTTTACGCTAACCGGCAGGTGTGTGGCTTCTTTTGTCGCAAGCACAATTTCTTTTGCACGTTCGGGGTCACCAATTAATGCGCTGCAGGCACCAATTTTAAACACTTTTTTTACGGGGCAACCCATATTAATGTCAATACCATCAAAATTGTAATTTTTGGTAATGTATTTGGCTATGTTATGGTAAATCTCCGGATCGCTTCCCCAAATTTGCGCCACCAGTTTAACTCCCAGCTTTTTCAATAATTCTTGCTCAGAAGTGTTTACAATCAATCGTTCCGCAACACGCTTTCGTCCAACCGGATGATTCATGCCTTCAACCGACGTAAATTCGGTAAATACGATGTGCAATTTTTGCGGAGCTGCCATGCCCATTACAATTTCACGAAAAACAGTATCGGTAACGTCTTCCATTGGGGCCAGCGAAAAAACCGGTGTATTAAATTCTTGCCAGAAATTATTCATGATGCAAAATTACCAAAACATATAAAAGTGTACAATGCAATTATTTCTGTTGCTCGAGTTGCATTAACGAAAGGCTTTTTCTGAATTTCCGACTGTTTCCAAACCCAATGCGCAAATTGGATGGACGGCCGGTGTCTTGCATTTTCTCGTGGGCACATTCGGGAGTGCAGCAACCGTGATATTTTTCGGCACACTCCGGGCACTGGATAAATAGAATATGGCAGCCGTGATTATCGCAGTTGGTATGCGAATCACAGGGCTTTCCACACTGATGACATTTCGAAATAATTTCGCCGTTCACACTTTCGCCCAAACGTTCGTCAAACACAAAGTTTTTACCTAAGAACTTTGAATCGAGCTTTGCCGCTTTTATCTGACGGGCATATTCCAAAACGCCACCATGCAACTGGTTTACATCGTTAAAACCCTGGTGTTTCAGGTAGGCACTGGCTTTTTCGCAACGAATTCCTCCGGTGCAGTACAACAGTATTTTCTGGTCCTTTTTGTTTTCAAGCAGGTCGGTAACCATTTCAAGCTCCTCCCGAAAAGTATCCGCTTCGGGGCAAATGGCTCCTTCAAAATGGCCAATCTCGCTTTCGTAGTAGTTGCGCATATCAACAAGCACAGTGTTTTCTTTGCCAATTTCGTTGTGGAATTCAAGTCCGCTCAGGTGTTTTCCAACGTTGGTAACATCGTAGGCATGGTCATCCAAACCATCGGCAACAAGTTTAGGACGTACTTTAATGGTTAGTTTATAAAACGATTTACCATCATCTTCAATGGCATATTTTATAGGTATTTCATTCAGAATTTCATATTTTTTCATTGTTTTAAGAAATGCTTCGAAGTGATGCTCCGGAACACTCATTTGTGCATTAATTCCTTCGCGGGCAACATAAATGCGGCCAAAGCAATCCAGGGGAAACCAGTCACGAAAAAGTTCATCGCGAAATGCCTGCGGATCCTCCAGAATACGATAACGATAAAATGAAATCGTTTTTCGTTGAAAGCTTTCTTCAGCGAGCCTTTTTTTTAGTTCTTCTTTATTTACCCTGTTGTATAAAAACATAACTGCAATGTTTATAAATGCGCGGCAAAAATACACAAAACAATAAAAAGAGCAAAAAAGAGCTTAAAATCTTAATAGGAGGCAAAAGAAAACCCGAATTGTTAAATCCGGGTTTATTAATCAGATCTGTTATTTTATTTATCGGTGTGCAATCGGATCAGGATTTCCATCCGGATCGCCATTTACAGTTCCACAGCTTGAAAGGTTACCGAGTAATAAAATACCTGCTACGTGTGGAGCAGCCATTGATGTACCGCTAATGGAATTGTACCCTCCGTTTTTCCAGGTAGAATTAATACCTACACCCGGTGCACAATAATCAAGGGTACTTCCATAATTTCAGAAACAGATCCACGGGGTAGAATTGTTTCTAGTGAAAAAATAAATTAAAAGCGTTTTGTGTTTATTTAGGACTAGTCAGATTTAAACGCTATTTTAATAATTCACTTACTTTCTCAATAATTCCCTTGAATTCATCCTCCTTAAAACCAATAGAAGCAACTGCAATTTTACCATTTTTATCAATTACGAAATTACGCGGAATATTTTGCTTGGCATATTTTGAAAAGATATCGCGTTTTGGGTCGGGGTAAAATGGCATTTTGTAGCCTTTTTCTTTTTTGAAATTATGTACCGTCGTCCAATCATGTTCGCGGCCAATTACCAGTACTTCAAATGCCTGGTCTTTAAATTTTTCGTATACTTCCTTGTCGAGGTGGGGCAGTTCCTTTCGGCAGGGCGGACACCAATCGGCAAAAAAGTTTATCCACACCACTTTGCCTTTTAAATCGGAAAGCTGTTTTTCTGATCCATCTTCGAGCACGATGGTGAAATCGGGAGCTAATTCCCCTTCTTTAACCAGAGTGAAAGCATCTTGTGCGAAGCTGCTAAACGAAAAAAATGTGATAAAAATGAGTATTGATAATTGTTTCATTATTCCGTTTTATATATGTAAATAGACTTTTAAAAATATAGCTATTGCGAAGAAAGTAAATTTAGTATTCTATTTCAACTCTTTTTATGAATGAATAATGTCTGGCTGCCTCAATAGACGAAAAGTATAATGCGTTAATTTGTGTGAGGTGGGGCGGAATAAAAATATGCCCCTGAATACCACTTTTCGTTAAAGGTAATCTGCCAAAGTCTGATTCAACAAAGCCATTTCTAAATTTCCCGTTTTTGTATTTTTCTTTAAGAATTATTTCATCGTTTTGCTGGTAGGTCCATACGCCGTTGCGGTTGGTTTTTAAAAACTCGCCTTTTAACACAAAAGAGAGGTCTTTCCATTTTTCGGTAACAATTTCAAAAGATCCGGTGCCGGAAGTTATTTCAGCGTTTGGATTGTTTTTATTGATGATTTTAATTTCAAAGGTCTCATTCTTAAAAATGATTTTCATGTCTAATTCGCCATCTTTTAGGAAGTAATTCCATATTCCAATGGGCTGTGTGTGGTTAAATTGGGCATGAAGTTTAGGGTTTCCGTTTTTATAATATTCTGCGTAATCACCAACAATTTTTGTGCGCTCCAATCTTCCTGTTGCAAAAAGTTCTCCGGTGATATAGTAATCTTTAAATTCTCCTCCAAAATTATTAAGAGCTTTGGTCCAGAAGGCTTCCCGGTAATAGCTGGCCTTCTCGGGTAAACAAATCTGCCAGTTTTCGTTAAAGTATACTTTTACCTTTCGGTTGTTGTTTTTTTCCAAAAAATCATAACGTCGATTTTTCGGTTGCCGATAGTATATCGTATCCGAAATAATACCAGCTAATCTTGTGTCGAGCGCTCTCGAAAGTGTATCAGTGTGGCCCCGTGCTTCCAGTAAATGGGTGCAGCCATTGCAATAAGCACTTAAAGCAATACAGTTTATATCTCCTCCAAGTACAAATGCTTTTTCCAGATTGGCACAGAATTTATCAAGGCTATCAAGGTAAAAACTGCACACGGCACAATTAATATAAACCGAAGCATTTTCGGGCGTATACTGTTTAACCCGGTTATAAAATACCAGTGCCGAATCGTATTTCTCGTTTAACCGATAATAGTTTCCGGCAAACTGGCTCATGTAAACCAGTTTTGTCTGGCTAAAATCTTCTGCAGCTATTTCAATGGCCGGCACAAAATAGTTGATGGCATTTGCCGAATCTTTCCAGTGTTTATAAATGTTACCCAGGGCATACCGGGTTTCAGCATTATTTGGTTCCAGGTTAATGTTCGTTTTGAAATCAGCAATGGCCCCAATGGTATCTTTTAAATGCAGTTTACAAAGTGCCCTGTTTTGATAAATAAAAAAGGCTTCGGAGTCATCGCTAATGGCTTCATCAAAAAGCTGAAGTGCCTCGTGGTATTTCTTTTCAGTCATTAACAGGTAGCCATCATAATTTTTTTGGGCAACTTTTCGGTTAATGTATTTTTTCTGGGCATAAATTGTTTGAAAGCTGAACAGAAGAATGATGCTTATAATAAGAGGTTTTAACATATTGGTTTTGGCTTTTTTGTTTGTGTTAAATGATGGGAAGTTAACAATAAATATTAGAAACAAAAACACCCGCTCATTTTAAGCAGGTGTTTCAGTTTATTAGCAAGTGGTGTTTTTTATGCTTGTTTTTTTAAAAAATCGTTGACGGCATTTTCAATGCGCTCTTCAATTTTTGTAGTATCCGATTTTACAAATTTATCGCCGGTAATACTTTCGAAAAGCTCAATGTAGCGTTCCGATACCTGGTTTACAAATTCTTCCGGAATTTCCGGTAAAACATCGCCTTCGCGCCCCTGGAAATTATTTTCCATTAACCATTCGCGCACAAATTCTTTCGAAAGCTGCTTCTGGTTTTCACCTTTATCAAATCGCTCCTGGTAACCATCGGCGTAAAAATAACGCGACGAGTCGGGTGTGTGAATCTCATCAATCAGGTAAATCTGGCCATCTTTTTTACCAAACTCGTATTTGGTATCCACCAGTATTAATCCCATTTCTTTGGCAATTTCGCTACCACGTTTAAATAGTTCAAGCGAAATACGCTCCAGTTCCACATAGTCTTCTTCAGAAACCAGGCCTTGTTTTATAATCTCTTCTCTCGAAATATTTTCGTCGTGAGCACCTTGCTCAGCCTTTGTAGTTGGTGTTAACAGCGGCTCCGGAAAGGCCTGGTGTTCTTTTAAACCTTCCGGAAGTGGAACGCCGCAAATATCGCGACCCCCATTTTTGTACAGGCGCCACGAGCTTCCGGTTAAGTATCCGCGCACAATCATTTCAACCGGAAATGTTTCGCAAAAATGACCTACTGTAACGTTCGGGTCAGGTGTTGCAATTTTCCAGTTTGGAACAATGTCGGCAGTGGCATCCAGAAATTTTTCTGCAATTTGGTTAAGTACCTGTCCCTTAAAAGGAATTCCTTTCGGAAGAACCACATCGAATGCTGAAATACGATCGGAAACGACCATTACCAAAAAATCGTCGTTAATGTTGTAAACGTCGCGAACCTTTCCTTTATAATGGCTTTTTTGCCCCGGAAAATTAAAAGCTGTTTTTGTAAGTGCGTTGCCCATTTTTTATTGAATATTTATTTGTTGATGAATTTCGGTATGTATAGTAACAATGATTTATAACTCAGTTTTAATACAAATTTATGCCGTTTTTGTTTAAGTTTTTAACAGGCAAAACCCCAAAAATATATTGTGGTATAAATGTTTGTATTCCTTGCGTTTATGTTGTGAACATTTTATTCCTTCACATCCGTTTTTGTGTGTGCATGCTCATCAGCATGTTTATCGTAAGCTTCAACAATATCGCGCACCAGTTTGTGCCGCACAATATCTTTTTTATCAAAATATATGGTTGATATACTTTTAATCCCTTTCAAAATTTTTAGTGCCTGAACCAAACCCGAGTTGCTTTTGCGGGGCAGGTCTATTTGGGTGATGTCGCCGGTAATTATAAATTTAGCATTCATTCCCATTCGCGTTAAAAACATTTTTAACTGGTTAACGGTGGTATTCTGGGCTTCGTCTAAAATAACATAGGCATTGCTGAGTGTACGTCCGCGCATAAAGGCGAGCGGGGCAATTTGTATGGTTCCGTCTTTCATAAATTCTTCCAGTTTTTTAGCCGGAATCATATCTTGCAGGGCATCGTAAAGCGGTTGCAGGTAAGGATCAATTTTGTCTTTTAAATCGCCCGGAAGAAATCCGAGGTTCTCACCGGCCTCAACAGCCGGACGGCTTAATATTATTTTGCGTATTTCTTTATTTTTTAGCGCTCTGACAGCCAGGGCAATTGCAGTGTAGGTTTTTCCGGTACCGGCAGGGCCTATGGCAAAAATAAGATCGCTTTTTGCGTTTGCCTCCACCAATCGGCGCTGGTTGGGTGTGCGGGCTCTCACGGGTTTTCCACTATTGCCAAAAACAATAATGTCGGGTTCGTTGCTTCCGTTTTCTTCCAATGTTGATATTCCCGAAGCCATTAATTCGTTGATAATCTCTTCGGTAAGTATATTAAACTGAAAATAATGGTCGAGCAGGAGGGCGAACTTCTTTTCAAAAGCCTTAATTTCTTTTGGTTCTCCCTGAATAAAGAGTGCATGCCCGCGTGCCGTGATATTTATCTTTGGGAAAAGCCGCTTTATAAGTTCTATTTTTGAATTGTTTACTCCAAAAAATTCAAGGAGATCAATTCCTTCAAGTAGTATTTGTTTATCCAATGTTAATACTTAAAAATTGAGCAGTGCAAATTTACGAAAATTAATTGCCACTTTCTAAAGTCGGAATAATCCGTCGCTAAAATTAAATTTGAGGAAAAATAAAGAGGAAATTGTAATTGATTGCGCCAGCGTTATTATTTCGAAAACATTTTCACTATCCATAGAATGAGGTACAGACCTAAGCCAACTCCAAAGATTAGTACGCCTATAACAAAAGCAATTCTAATGGTTGAAACATTCCATCCTAATTTACCGCTAAGCCATTCAGAAACTCCTAAAATCATAAAAAACTGTTTAAAAAATTATGCAAACAAGATAGAATTATTTCTTTATAACTCTGCAAAAGTTTTACTAAAGTTATGTCTTGTTAATGCGAGGAATACTTAAATTCGGGTAGAATTTGAAAGTAGATTTATGCAAAGAAAAGTTGAAGAATTTAAGCGCTTACTGGATATAATGGATGAACTGCGCGAGAAATGTCCGTGGGATAAAAAACAAACCCTGGAATCGTTGCGAAAACTTACCATTGAAGAAACCTATGAATTGGGGGATGCCATTTTAAAAAGCGATTTGCAGGAGATAAAAAAAGAGTTGGGCGATTTACTTTTACACATTGTTTTTTATGCCAAAATAGGCCACGAAAAAGGGGCTTTTGATATTGGCGATGTGTTGGAAGGAATAAACGAAAAGCTGATTTATCGGCATCCACATATTTTTGGCGATGTTGACGTTGATGGCTCGGCCGATAAAGTGGCAGAAAACTGGGAGGCCCTAAAACTGAAAGAGAAAGGTGGAAACAAGCGTGTTTTAGAAGGGGTGCCTGCAGCTATGCCGGCTTTGGTAAAAGCCAATCGTATTCAGGAAAAAGCCCGTGGAGTGGGTTTTGATTGGGAATACAAAGAGCAGGTTTGGGACAAGGTGAAGGAGGAAGTTGAAGAGTTAAACCACGAAATTGACAAAGCCGACACGGATAAAATGGAGGGCGAATTTGGCGATTTGCTTTTTGCTGTGGTTAATGCTGCCCGTTTGTATGGAATTGATCCGGAAGCAGCTCTGGAACGTACCAACCTAAAATTTATTAAACGCTTTAATTTTCTTGAAAGTAAAACGCTGATGCAGGGAAAAAGTCTGCACGATATGAGTCTGTCCGAAATGGATGAGATTTGGGAAGAAGCTAAAAAGCAAGAATAAACCGGCGCTTAAAGCCGCAAATCAAATACTAATCTGTTTTAATCTTTTTCAGCAGCCAGCTCATGTTTTCGGCAAGGATGCGTATGGTCTGAATACCTTCTTCATCCTTTAGCACATCGCCTTTGTTTTTACCAAAAGCAAAATTCCAATAACTCGAGCCCGGAACAATCATTTGGTTAATCAGGAAAAATCGGTTCATGGTATCAAAGGTGGGCAATGCACCACCCCTGCGAACAGAAATAATTCCTGCACCAACTTTTCGTTTTAATAAATGTCCGTTGCCGCGGGTAACATAACCGGCAACGTCCATCAGCGCTTTTATTTCGGTAGTAACATCCGAAAAATACACCGGCGAACCAAGGATAATTCCATCGGCTTCAATCATTTTTTCAATACAAACATTCAGCAGGTTATTTTTAATATGGCATTTACGGTCTTGTATTTCGCGGCATTTACCACAGGCTGTGCAGCCATGAACCGGTTTGTTGCCCAGCTGAACCACCTCGGTTTCAAAAACTTCTGCCTGAAAGATTTTAAACATCTCTTCAATGAGCAAGGATGTATTTCCGTTTTTTCTTGGGCTTCCGTTAATTGCAACTATTTTCATTTAATAAATTGATAGATTTTAAATTTTCTAAATAGTTTATTGTCCGAATACAAAGGCAATAATGTTAGCGCCCATTTGCAAGGCTTTTTGTCGCAGGTCATCCGGGTCGTTGTGGACGTCCGGGTCTTCCCATCCATCGCCAAGATCGGTTTCGTAGGTGTACAAACACACCATGCGGTTTTCAATAAAAAGGCCAAATGCCTGTGGTGTTTTATTATCGTGTTCGTGAATTTTGGGTATTCCTTCGTTAAACGAATATTTCTGGTGAAATATGGCGTGCGAAGGTGGCAGTTCAATAAACTCTTTGTCGGGAAATACTTTTTTCATTTCGCGCCGAATATATTCATCAAGGCCGTAATTGTCATCGATGTGTAAAAACCCACCACCTTCGAGGTAAACCTTTAGGTTTATGGCATCGTTTTCCGATAAAATTATGTTGCCATGCCCGGTAAGGTGAACGAAAGGGAAATTAAAAATTTCAGGACTGCCAATTTCAATGGTTGATGGCTCGGGGCTGATATTGGTTTGGATGTTATTGTTGCAAAATTCAATTAAATTGGGCAACGCTGTTGGGTCGGAATACCAGTCGCCACCGCCGCTATATTTTAACAGCGCAATTTTTACGCTGCTGTTTTGCGCTGCAGATCCAAGCGTTATCAGCAAGACCAGGAACAGGAATGAAATTCGCATGATTAAAATTTTCCGAAAAATACGATTCCTCGCCGAGATGAAAAAATGCTATTGTAAAGTAGTTGATAATTCATCCGAGGTTTAACTTTCATTTATTCCTTGCATCAGTAAATCAAGAGCTTTGTTAAAAGAACCGGCAGCTGTTATTTCTCCCGAGTTTACAAAAAAGATCTCATCGGCATTTTCAATGGTGTTTAAACGGTGAGCAATAATAACTTTAGTTGTTGAACTGGGCAGATTATTAATAATCGCTTCCAGTTGCTGTTCGGTTACCGTATCAATATTTGCTGTTGCTTCATCCAAAATCAGGAGTTCCGGTTTGCGTAAAATAGCTCGCATAAAAGCAATAAGTTGTTTTTGTCCCAAACTTATTCCTTCACCTGTCATTTGTATTGGCGTTTCCAGGCCGCGGTCAAAACGTTGCAGTAAACTTCCCAGTCCTGCTTCCTGTAGATAATCTTCCAGCTCTTTGTTACTCATGGCCTGCAGAGACTCGTTACCGTAAAGAATATTCTCTCTTACGTTACCCGAGAAAAGAATTGGCTCCTGCAGAATAACACCGATCTTTGCGGCCCTTTCTTCTGCTTTATATGATTTTATATCGCGACCATTAAGCAATAGTGTGCCTTTTGTGGCATCATATAAACGGGCAATTAACGAGGCCGTAGTCGTTTTTCCTCCTCCGGTTGGGCCAATAAAAGCATAGGTTTTTCCGCGTTCGAGCCTGAAGTTTACTTTGTGCAGCACCTCCTTGCCATTTGGGTAACTAAACGAAACATCGTTAAAATGTACCAGCGATGCGTTCTTATGTATTTCTGTTTCTTCTGTAACTTCCAGGTTGCTCTCGAGCGAAAGCAAATAAGAGATACGATCCCAGGCTGCCAACGCCTGTTGAAAATTAGCCCAAAGTATGGCCAGTTGTCGCAAAGGATTGTAAAAGTTCATTACATAGGCGATAAAACTTATGAGTAAGCCAACGGTGAAACTGCCCTGAATGATAAGGTAAATACCCAGTGCCAAAACAATAAGCTGACCAATATTGGCCGCAAAAGTATAAACCGGGTTAAGCACATTATTGGCAATGCCGGCATATACCGAACGCTTATAATTTTCGTGGTTGACTTTCATAAAACGGTCTCGAAAATAATCGCGGCGGTTAAAAGCCACCACTACCTTAAAGTTGGCCAGGCTTTCCTGTATTTCAGCCGAAAGTTTCCCCAGACTTTCAAGACTTGCCTCGTTTTTGCGGCGTATCCACGGCGATATTATTTTTGTAAAAACCAGAAGGAAAAGGGCAGGAGAGAGCGCTGCCAAACCCAGTGGCAGGTTAATAGCCAGAAGTAAAATACCCGCACCGGTCATGGTAATAATTCCGCCAATAAAACGCATTAGCGATTGCGAAAAGAACTCGTTTACTTTTTGGGTATCGTTGTTAATTCGCGATATCAGGTCGCCCGATTTGTTTTGGTTGAAAAAATCGAGCGGTAATTCCTGTAATTTATTGAATACCGAGTTGCGTAGGCTGTATAACATACGTTGCCCAATGCCACCCATCATTATCATTTGCGCATAGTTTACAAAAAACGCAATGATGTACATGACAAGCAAAATGCCTGCAAAAAGCAGCACGCCTTGGTAGTCTTTGTTTTGCACATAATTATCGATGGTGTATCCAATTACATAGGCGCCGGCCAAACTAAGTGAGGCATTTACCGTTATGGCAAAAAATGCAATAATAAGGTTACGTCGTTCATCACTAATAATAGCCACCAGTTTTTTTAGCGAGGCTAGTAATGGGCGTTTCTTTTTGCCCTGCGCTGATTTTGTATCCAGATTATAATTCATAGTGACTGGTGCTTTTTTGTGAATTGTAAATCTGAATATATTCCGGCGAATTTTCTTTCAGTTCATTGTGCTTACCCCTTGCAATAACTTCGCCTTCCATCAGTAATATTATCTGATCAAAATCTTTTACAGGCGCAATTTTTTGTGTTACAGAAACCAGCGTAAGTTTCGGGTAATTTTTATGAATATTGGCCAATATTTTATCTTCAGTTTTTCGGTCAACGCGCGAGGTAAAATCGTCGAGCAGCAATATTTTGGGATTAAGAGCCAGGGCACGAGCCAGCATAATGCGCTGTTTTTGCCCGCCCGATAAACTGGTTCCCCGCTCAGAAGCAATTGTCTCGAGTTTTTTAGGAAGGCTATTTGTGAATTCAAGCAGTTCGGCTGTTGCTATGGCTTTCTGCATATCCTCGTCTGAAACATTATCGTTAAAGGCCACGTTTTCTTTCAGGCTGAGGTTAAAAATTACGTTATCCTGAAAAACAAAGCCAACCTGTCGGTTTAAAACCTTGCTGGCATAATCTTTTGCCTGTATGTTGTCGATGGTAATTTCTCCTGAGTCGGGCGGAATAAGATTGGTAAGCAAATAAAGCAGTTGACTCTTGCCGGCTGCAGTTGGCCCTATTATCGCCGTTTTGCTTCCGGCTTTTATTTCAAATGAAATGTCTTTCAGTATTGGTTTTTTATCGTAGCTCAGGTTTACATTTTTCAGCCTGATGTTTCCATTAATTGCTGATGTTGCCGTTCCGCGGTCAATCGGTAA
Above is a genomic segment from uncultured Draconibacterium sp. containing:
- a CDS encoding ABC transporter ATP-binding protein; the encoded protein is MNYNLDTKSAQGKKKRPLLASLKKLVAIISDERRNLIIAFFAITVNASLSLAGAYVIGYTIDNYVQNKDYQGVLLFAGILLVMYIIAFFVNYAQMIMMGGIGQRMLYSLRNSVFNKLQELPLDFFNQNKSGDLISRINNDTQKVNEFFSQSLMRFIGGIITMTGAGILLLAINLPLGLAALSPALFLLVFTKIISPWIRRKNEASLESLGKLSAEIQESLANFKVVVAFNRRDYFRDRFMKVNHENYKRSVYAGIANNVLNPVYTFAANIGQLIVLALGIYLIIQGSFTVGLLISFIAYVMNFYNPLRQLAILWANFQQALAAWDRISYLLSLESNLEVTEETEIHKNASLVHFNDVSFSYPNGKEVLHKVNFRLERGKTYAFIGPTGGGKTTTASLIARLYDATKGTLLLNGRDIKSYKAEERAAKIGVILQEPILFSGNVRENILYGNESLQAMSNKELEDYLQEAGLGSLLQRFDRGLETPIQMTGEGISLGQKQLIAFMRAILRKPELLILDEATANIDTVTEQQLEAIINNLPSSTTKVIIAHRLNTIENADEIFFVNSGEITAAGSFNKALDLLMQGINES
- a CDS encoding phosphoribosylaminoimidazolesuccinocarboxamide synthase, with translation MGNALTKTAFNFPGQKSHYKGKVRDVYNINDDFLVMVVSDRISAFDVVLPKGIPFKGQVLNQIAEKFLDATADIVPNWKIATPDPNVTVGHFCETFPVEMIVRGYLTGSSWRLYKNGGRDICGVPLPEGLKEHQAFPEPLLTPTTKAEQGAHDENISREEIIKQGLVSEEDYVELERISLELFKRGSEIAKEMGLILVDTKYEFGKKDGQIYLIDEIHTPDSSRYFYADGYQERFDKGENQKQLSKEFVREWLMENNFQGREGDVLPEIPEEFVNQVSERYIELFESITGDKFVKSDTTKIEERIENAVNDFLKKQA
- a CDS encoding tRNA-dihydrouridine synthase — its product is MNNFWQEFNTPVFSLAPMEDVTDTVFREIVMGMAAPQKLHIVFTEFTSVEGMNHPVGRKRVAERLIVNTSEQELLKKLGVKLVAQIWGSDPEIYHNIAKYITKNYNFDGIDINMGCPVKKVFKIGACSALIGDPERAKEIVLATKEATHLPVSVKTRTGIKEHITENWIANLLEVDPAAIILHGRTQRMQSEGDACWDEIAKAVKLKNSLKPHIPVHGNGDVFSYQQGIDRVKQTGVNGVMIGRGIFQNPWFFNPEKTEITKDERIEKLLQHTRLFEHTWGGIKNFNILKRFYKIYLNSFPGAAKLRADLMEVKDYPEVYKYFNS
- a CDS encoding DUF4159 domain-containing protein; translated protein: MRISFLFLVLLITLGSAAQNSSVKIALLKYSGGGDWYSDPTALPNLIEFCNNNIQTNISPEPSTIEIGSPEIFNFPFVHLTGHGNIILSENDAINLKVYLEGGGFLHIDDNYGLDEYIRREMKKVFPDKEFIELPPSHAIFHQKYSFNEGIPKIHEHDNKTPQAFGLFIENRMVCLYTYETDLGDGWEDPDVHNDPDDLRQKALQMGANIIAFVFGQ
- a CDS encoding PhoH family protein, whose amino-acid sequence is MDKQILLEGIDLLEFFGVNNSKIELIKRLFPKINITARGHALFIQGEPKEIKAFEKKFALLLDHYFQFNILTEEIINELMASGISTLEENGSNEPDIIVFGNSGKPVRARTPNQRRLVEANAKSDLIFAIGPAGTGKTYTAIALAVRALKNKEIRKIILSRPAVEAGENLGFLPGDLKDKIDPYLQPLYDALQDMIPAKKLEEFMKDGTIQIAPLAFMRGRTLSNAYVILDEAQNTTVNQLKMFLTRMGMNAKFIITGDITQIDLPRKSNSGLVQALKILKGIKSISTIYFDKKDIVRHKLVRDIVEAYDKHADEHAHTKTDVKE
- a CDS encoding flavodoxin family protein produces the protein MKIVAINGSPRKNGNTSLLIEEMFKIFQAEVFETEVVQLGNKPVHGCTACGKCREIQDRKCHIKNNLLNVCIEKMIEADGIILGSPVYFSDVTTEIKALMDVAGYVTRGNGHLLKRKVGAGIISVRRGGALPTFDTMNRFFLINQMIVPGSSYWNFAFGKNKGDVLKDEEGIQTIRILAENMSWLLKKIKTD
- a CDS encoding rhodanese-related sulfurtransferase translates to MFLYNRVNKEELKKRLAEESFQRKTISFYRYRILEDPQAFRDELFRDWFPLDCFGRIYVAREGINAQMSVPEHHFEAFLKTMKKYEILNEIPIKYAIEDDGKSFYKLTIKVRPKLVADGLDDHAYDVTNVGKHLSGLEFHNEIGKENTVLVDMRNYYESEIGHFEGAICPEADTFREELEMVTDLLENKKDQKILLYCTGGIRCEKASAYLKHQGFNDVNQLHGGVLEYARQIKAAKLDSKFLGKNFVFDERLGESVNGEIISKCHQCGKPCDSHTNCDNHGCHILFIQCPECAEKYHGCCTPECAHEKMQDTGRPSNLRIGFGNSRKFRKSLSLMQLEQQK
- the mazG gene encoding nucleoside triphosphate pyrophosphohydrolase, with the protein product MQRKVEEFKRLLDIMDELREKCPWDKKQTLESLRKLTIEETYELGDAILKSDLQEIKKELGDLLLHIVFYAKIGHEKGAFDIGDVLEGINEKLIYRHPHIFGDVDVDGSADKVAENWEALKLKEKGGNKRVLEGVPAAMPALVKANRIQEKARGVGFDWEYKEQVWDKVKEEVEELNHEIDKADTDKMEGEFGDLLFAVVNAARLYGIDPEAALERTNLKFIKRFNFLESKTLMQGKSLHDMSLSEMDEIWEEAKKQE
- a CDS encoding TlpA disulfide reductase family protein; translation: MKQLSILIFITFFSFSSFAQDAFTLVKEGELAPDFTIVLEDGSEKQLSDLKGKVVWINFFADWCPPCRKELPHLDKEVYEKFKDQAFEVLVIGREHDWTTVHNFKKEKGYKMPFYPDPKRDIFSKYAKQNIPRNFVIDKNGKIAVASIGFKEDEFKGIIEKVSELLK